The following nucleotide sequence is from Halogeometricum borinquense DSM 11551.
AAGATAACGAGCCTATCGAGATCCTGTTAGTGGAAGACAACCCCGGTGACGTCCGATTAACCGAGAAGGGACTACAGAAAGGAAACGTGACCAACAATCTCCACGTGGTACCCAACGGCATCGAGGCCCTGGAATTTCTCCGGCAAGAAAACGAGTACGCCGACGCACCTCGTCCCGACCTCATACTCCTCGATCTCGATATGCCCAAGATGGGCGGAAAGGAAGTACTTCGTGAAATCAAGACCGACTCGGATCTCAAGCGACTCCCAGTTGTCGTACTCTCGAGTTCGGACGCCGAGGAAGATATCGCCAAATCCTACGACTTACACGCAAACGCGTACCTCACCAAACCCGTCGATTTCGAGGGATTTCTCGACATTGCCCAAAGTATCGAGGACTTCTGGTTCACAGCCGTCAAATATCCACCGACAGAGGTTAAAAGGCAGTAACTTGGAAGTCACCCGGACACCGAGACACGGTCATGTTTCACCAAAGCGGCTACCGGTAGCGTATCGGAATCACACATTCAGTTATTCCGAAAATAAACCCAAATCCGGATACTGCACCATATAAGTCAATCTATCTAGAGCTAGCGACATGGTATTAAGTCTAACTCCCGAATAATTAACGGAGGTGTTCGGTAGGTAGTGCTACCAGATCAGAATGAGCCCAGAAAATGCGCTGAAGGCACTGTTAGTAGAAGACAACCTGGGTGATGCGCGTCTCATTACACGCTATCTCGAGGAGAGTTCACTCCCAAGTGAAGCAAGCGAGTTGGAACTGACGCACGTCGAGACGCTGACTGCGGGCCTCGAACACCTCGAAAAGAACACATATGATTTCGTACTGTTAGATCTCGGTCTCCCCGAAAGTACGGGACTTGAGACGCTCGACAGAGTACTCTCTCATTCGCCAGAACTCCCCGTAGTCGTGCTGACGGGACTCAACAATCGTGAAATAGCGGTCGAGGCGATCATGCGAGGCGCACAGGACTATCTGCCGAAAGACGATATCGACAGCGCCCAACTACTGCGGTCGCTCCGGTACGCAATCGAGCGGAAAAAGCGCGAGGAGAAACTTGAGACGCTGAACCGCATCAATGCGCTGATTCGGGATATCAACAAGGCACTCCTCACGGCGACATCCCGTGCCGAAATCGAGCAGGCCGTCTGCGAACGGTTCATCGCAACTGATCCGTACCAGTTCGCGCTGGTAGGTGAGTTCTCTTCGGACTTCGAGGAGTTCACGAAGCGATACTGGGAGAGTGTCGACAAACGCGACCTTGAGACCGTACTAGAGGTCAAAGGCCAACTGCTCGGACATCAACTGGCCGCAGAAGCCGTCCGGACGCGTGAAGTGCAGGTTATCCAAACCGTCGCTGAAGGGGCACTGTCCGAGGAGCAGAAAGACGAGATCGCTGAACACGAGGTCAAGGCCGTCGCTGCCATTCCGCTCGTGTTCGAGACCGTTCACGGCGTGCTCGTCGTCTACGCCGACCATCCGTACGCATTTGACGAGCAAGAACGCGAGGTGCTCGGGGAACTGGGCCAAACCATCGGATACGCTATCACCTCACTAGAGGCGCAAATGGAGCGAGTAGATCTCGATGACATGTTCCGAAGCGGCGACACGAACGAAGTAGACTGAACAATCCCCGAACCGACTGACTCCTGCTTTCTGTCCGTCCCGCACACAACGAGACAGCGATGTGAGCCAGTTAGAACTCGCCGCGCTGTTTCAACTCGTCTACGAGCGTTCGCACGTCCTGTGCGCGCTCTTTGGGGACGACCAACACGCGGTCGTCCCACGTGACGACCGCGAGGTCCGAAACACCCACCAGCGAGACGTGTTTGTCGTCGCCTGCGACGACATTGTCGGCCGCATCGAGTTCTCTGACCGTCACATCGCCGACCGAAACGGTCCCGTTCGCATTACCATCAACCACCCGGTCGAACGCGTCCCACGACCCCAAGTCGTCCCACTCGAACGGCGCGGGGACGACGACCGCGTCTTCGGTTCGTTCCATCACGCCGTAGTCGATGCTCACCTCGGCGACCCCGTCGAACGCGCGTTCGGGGTCCGTGCCGTCGGTGAGATCGGTGACGAGATCCGAGAGCGGAGAGTCGCGTGCCGCCGCGAGGAGGGCGTCGGGCGTCCACGCGAAGATACCTGCGTTCCAGTAATGACCGGCCTCGACGTACTCGTGGGCCGTCTCGGCGTCGGGTTTCTCGTGGAACGCCGAAACGGGCGCGTAATCGCCGCGGGACTCACCGGGTTCGATGTAGCCATAGCCCGTATCGGGGCGAGTCGGTTCGACACCGAACGTGACGAGCGAACCCGTCTCGTCGGCGACGCGCGCACCGCGCCGCATCACCGCAGCAAAGGAATCGCCAACGGTGTGATCGCTGGGGAGAGCGACGACGACGCAATCACCGACGGTCTCACGAATACGGTGTGTGGCGTAGACGAGCGCCGGACCGGTGTCCTTTGCGGCGGGTTCGACTACCACCTCGGCGTCGGGCGCGTGTTCGGAAATCTCGTCTGCGAACGCCGGGCGGGTCGAGACGAATACGTCGTCGGCCACGCCGCGGGCGCGCGACACCGTCCGGGAGAGGAGCGAATCGTCGCCGAGTAGCGAAAGGAACTGCTTGGGCCGGTCGGCACGACTCGCCGGGTAGAGTCGGGAGCCAGTGCCACCCGCGAGAACGAGCGCGACGACCGGTCTGTCCGTCTGTCCCGCTACCACGTCTCTACGACCCCGCTCAGAACGTCCTCGGCACATCCCTCGCAGTCGGGGTGACCAGCCTCGAAACACGCCGGGTGGCCCGTGGCAGCAACGGAGACAGCACGTCGTTCGGCGTGCCGACGGCAAACCAAACGGACGTTGCCGTCCTCATCTCGCGGGAGGTCGGCGTCGAACTCACGTCTCCCGTCGTCGTACGCCTGTTTCGCGCGGGCGTACTGCCGACCGGCGGAGCGGAACTTCTCCCGTACGAACCGTTCGAGACGCTCGTCCATCGTTACCCGGCGTTGGGAACGCCGGGGCTATAGGTTCGTTGGTGGGGAAAACAAGAGCATAGAGAGTGCCCGGATCTTGGGATAAGAGTCCTAATGCGCCCGATTTCAGTTCCAAAGCGTACACAAATTTATTAACCATTGGGAGCCAACCGGCGTATGCCTCCCAATGAAAACCAAGGTGGAGGCGAGTGAAACCATGTCAGACCTGCGAACCCACGCAGCGGAGATTGCCGAGCAGTTTTCAGACCACTTGGACGTAGACGCCGACGACGTTGAGGAGCGACTGCAGAACCTCGTTGACGAGTACCGGGTGCCCGTCGATGAGGCGCGTCGCTCCGTCGTCAACAGTTACCTCGACGAGGCCGACCTCGAACGCGACGAACTCGGTCGCGGCGGGAACGACGAGGTCCACCTCGCAGACATCGACCAAGACGAGCAGTGGGTCGATATCACGGCGAAAGTCGTCGAACTGTGGGAGCCCCGAAGCGAGTCCATCTCGCAAGTGGGGCTTCTCGGTGACGAATCCGGCCGGATGAAGTTCGTCTCCTTCACGACTTCGGAGCTTCCGGAACTCGAGGAAGGGGCCGTCTACCGCCTCGGGAACGTCGTCACCGACGAATATCAGGGCAATTTCTCTGTCAAACTCAACCGGACGACCAGTATCGAAGAACTCGACGAGGAGATCGAAGTGGGCGACGACTCCACCACCGTCGAGGGCGCACTTGTGGACATTCAGTCCGGAAGCGGCCTCATCAAGCGGTGCCCCGAGGAGGGCTGTACGCGCGTGCTCCAGAACGGCCGCTGTAACGAGCACGGCAACGTCGAAGGCGAGTTCGACCTCCGCATCAAGGGCGTCTTAGACGACGGCGACAACGTACACGAGGTCATCTTCGGGCGCGAGATGACCGAAGAACTCACCGGCATCTCCTTGGAAGAAGCCCAAGAGATGGCGATGGACGCACTCGACACTACCGTCGTCGTAGACGAGATGCGCACGGACCTCGTTGGCATGTATTACCGCGTCTCCGGCCCCGAACTGGGGCGGTACGTCCTTGCCGACGAGACCGACCGACTGAACGAACCGGCGGATGCCGAAGCAGTCCTCATCAAAGCGAGGTCGATCTAAATGAGTTCCAACGAAGTCCCAACCCGAGAGGTCGCCCGGCGAGTGTTCGCCGAAGAGTTCAACGACGCGAGTTACACGTTCAAAGAGTCTGAAGACGAACGCGCACCGGTCTATCTCCTCTTGCCGACGGGAGAGAAGGCCAACCGTATCTTCCTTGTCGGAACGCTCACCGAGAAGGACGACGTGGGCGAGGATAACGAGTACTGGCGGGGCCGTATCGTGGACCCGACGGGCACGTTCTTCGTCTACGCCGGCCAGTACCAACCCGAAGCCGCGAGCATGCTCCGCGACCTCGAACCACCCGCATACGTCGCCGTTGTCGGCAAACCGCGGACGTACGAGACGGACGACGGCAACGTGAACGTCTCCGTCCGGCCGGAGTCGATCAGCGTCGTAGACGCCGCGACGCGCGACCGCTGGGTAGTCGAGACGGCAGAGCGAACGCTCGAACGCATCGAGACGTTCGACAACGAAGGAAACGAGTACGCCCGCATGGCGCGCGAGGAGTACGAACTGCCGACCGACCGGTACCAGTCGGCCGCCGTCTCAGCGTTGCAGAGCTTAGATGAAACCGGCGACGACGAACTCGGCAGCGACGAACTCGGAGACGACACCGCGTCACCCGAACCCGACGCATAGCGAGACACCGACCCCGTCGGTCTCTTTCCATGCATATGTCTGACGAAGCATTAAGTAGCCCCGGGTGACAACGTTCGGACGATTCATGGGCAACAAGAACAAGACAATCTCGTTCCGCGTCAACGAAGACGCGTTCGAGACGCTTCGGGAGATTGCCGAGGAGCGAGATATTTCGCTGTCGGCCGTCTTCCGTGACTACGTGGACACCCTCGTTGCCCACGACGGTCAAGTCCAAGTCGTTCCGGAACACGAACTCGAACAGATGAACGGGAACGACGAGGAGTCGTTCCCGCCGAAGGTGAAGGTTCCAAAGAGCTTCATCCGGGAACACGAGCGTCTCGAACTCGAAGCGGATCATCTCCGTGAGCAACTTGAAGAGCACAAACGCTACGTCAACTACCTCCGCGAGCAACTCGAAGACGAAGAAGAGGAAGTTATCCAACTGGAAGACTTGGACGCCGACGCAGACGAGCCCTCGTTCCGACTCGGGTAGGCCGTTCTGACTGTTCTTCGGCGTTCTCGTCTGTCTCGTCAGTCTCGCCGCCGTGTCGCTACCCGGTGAGCGCCCGCCGTGCCTTGCGGGCTTTCTCAGCCATCTCCTCGTCGCCTTCGACATCTGAAAGCGTCTCGACGGCTTCCAGCGTTCGCACCGCGTCGTCGAGAAACGAGAGTACGTCGCCGGGATAGGCGTACAGCATGTACTCGTCGCCCATCACGTCAACGATGGCATCCGGTCCTAACCCCTGTGCGCGGAGTTCAAGGAGATACGTCACGAACTGGCGCTCTGGATAGCCAGTGTATAGGTCGTCAGGGTCCTCCGGATCGAGGAAATCCTGCGCGAAGTCCAGCAGTCTGTCGCGGGTTGCAGAATCGACTTTCGAGAGACCCTCGCCGGAGTAGAGCACGTCCATCGTCGCACCCTTGAACGCACCCTTGGGGATGTTCACGTCCAACTGCGAGACGATTTCGCGGTGGTTCTTGAGGTATATCTTGTCCGTGATCGCCACTGTTCGTCCGAAGGTCCGCTCTACGGCGTCAAAAGCTTCCCGCTCTCACGGAACGCCGAAATCGGGTCTGAAAGACGACTCTCGTCCGTATCAAACATCCGCAGACTCTGCGCCGTCATCCGAGAGTTCACACTCGTCTCCGTGACAGTTGGCGGCCTTTCGGACATCGTCGAAGTCCGGTTCGGCGTCGGCGGCATCGCCGCGCCACGCAAACTGAATCGTTCGGTCAGGGTCGATGACGAACAGCGCCATACCCGGGACGTTGCGGTGGCCCTCGAAGTCCGACTCCCGAACGCCGTACGCTTCCGCAACTCGGCCGTCAGAATCGGTGAGAAGCGGGAACTCGATGTTGTACGTCCGTGCGAACTCCTGATGGGCGTAGACGCTGTCGCCGCCGATACCGAGGACGACAGTGTCATCGAGGAGCGTGAGCCAGTCGGCGTCTCGAAGCGTACACCACTGTGA
It contains:
- a CDS encoding response regulator, which produces MTAKDNEPIEILLVEDNPGDVRLTEKGLQKGNVTNNLHVVPNGIEALEFLRQENEYADAPRPDLILLDLDMPKMGGKEVLREIKTDSDLKRLPVVVLSSSDAEEDIAKSYDLHANAYLTKPVDFEGFLDIAQSIEDFWFTAVKYPPTEVKRQ
- a CDS encoding response regulator; its protein translation is MSPENALKALLVEDNLGDARLITRYLEESSLPSEASELELTHVETLTAGLEHLEKNTYDFVLLDLGLPESTGLETLDRVLSHSPELPVVVLTGLNNREIAVEAIMRGAQDYLPKDDIDSAQLLRSLRYAIERKKREEKLETLNRINALIRDINKALLTATSRAEIEQAVCERFIATDPYQFALVGEFSSDFEEFTKRYWESVDKRDLETVLEVKGQLLGHQLAAEAVRTREVQVIQTVAEGALSEEQKDEIAEHEVKAVAAIPLVFETVHGVLVVYADHPYAFDEQEREVLGELGQTIGYAITSLEAQMERVDLDDMFRSGDTNEVD
- a CDS encoding mannose-1-phosphate guanylyltransferase; the encoded protein is MVAGQTDRPVVALVLAGGTGSRLYPASRADRPKQFLSLLGDDSLLSRTVSRARGVADDVFVSTRPAFADEISEHAPDAEVVVEPAAKDTGPALVYATHRIRETVGDCVVVALPSDHTVGDSFAAVMRRGARVADETGSLVTFGVEPTRPDTGYGYIEPGESRGDYAPVSAFHEKPDAETAHEYVEAGHYWNAGIFAWTPDALLAAARDSPLSDLVTDLTDGTDPERAFDGVAEVSIDYGVMERTEDAVVVPAPFEWDDLGSWDAFDRVVDGNANGTVSVGDVTVRELDAADNVVAGDDKHVSLVGVSDLAVVTWDDRVLVVPKERAQDVRTLVDELKQRGEF
- a CDS encoding DUF7091 family protein — its product is MDERLERFVREKFRSAGRQYARAKQAYDDGRREFDADLPRDEDGNVRLVCRRHAERRAVSVAATGHPACFEAGHPDCEGCAEDVLSGVVETW
- a CDS encoding hypothetical protein (Replication protein A protects and stabilize the intermediate ssDNA that is generated by the unwinding action of a DNA helicase at the replication fork. In addition, SSBs prevent the formation of secondary structures by single-stranded template DNA.), which produces MSDLRTHAAEIAEQFSDHLDVDADDVEERLQNLVDEYRVPVDEARRSVVNSYLDEADLERDELGRGGNDEVHLADIDQDEQWVDITAKVVELWEPRSESISQVGLLGDESGRMKFVSFTTSELPELEEGAVYRLGNVVTDEYQGNFSVKLNRTTSIEELDEEIEVGDDSTTVEGALVDIQSGSGLIKRCPEEGCTRVLQNGRCNEHGNVEGEFDLRIKGVLDDGDNVHEVIFGREMTEELTGISLEEAQEMAMDALDTTVVVDEMRTDLVGMYYRVSGPELGRYVLADETDRLNEPADAEAVLIKARSI
- a CDS encoding RPA family protein, giving the protein MSSNEVPTREVARRVFAEEFNDASYTFKESEDERAPVYLLLPTGEKANRIFLVGTLTEKDDVGEDNEYWRGRIVDPTGTFFVYAGQYQPEAASMLRDLEPPAYVAVVGKPRTYETDDGNVNVSVRPESISVVDAATRDRWVVETAERTLERIETFDNEGNEYARMAREEYELPTDRYQSAAVSALQSLDETGDDELGSDELGDDTASPEPDA
- a CDS encoding ribbon-helix-helix protein, CopG family, with translation MGNKNKTISFRVNEDAFETLREIAEERDISLSAVFRDYVDTLVAHDGQVQVVPEHELEQMNGNDEESFPPKVKVPKSFIREHERLELEADHLREQLEEHKRYVNYLREQLEDEEEEVIQLEDLDADADEPSFRLG
- a CDS encoding DUF5814 domain-containing protein, whose product is MAITDKIYLKNHREIVSQLDVNIPKGAFKGATMDVLYSGEGLSKVDSATRDRLLDFAQDFLDPEDPDDLYTGYPERQFVTYLLELRAQGLGPDAIVDVMGDEYMLYAYPGDVLSFLDDAVRTLEAVETLSDVEGDEEMAEKARKARRALTG
- a CDS encoding redoxin domain-containing protein, coding for MLQLGQQAPAFSLPGAAGDDMDEHTLSEYVERGWSVILVFYPFDFHPACISQWCTLRDADWLTLLDDTVVLGIGGDSVYAHQEFARTYNIEFPLLTDSDGRVAEAYGVRESDFEGHRNVPGMALFVIDPDRTIQFAWRGDAADAEPDFDDVRKAANCHGDECELSDDGAESADV